The genomic stretch TGACCCCATTATTGAAATGGTGGAAGGAGCGAAAGCCACGGGTACAGACCGGATCGAATTATATACGGAAGCTTTTGCAAGGGAATATGCAATGGGCAATAAGCAAACAGCAATCGCTCCGTATGTTGCTGCTGCCATTAAAGCCAATGAACTTGGGCTGGGCATCAATGCCGGGCACGACCTTGACCTGAACAACCTGAAATATTTTGCCGGGCACATCCCCGGGCTCCTGGAAGTTTCCATTGGCCATGCATTGATCTGCGATGCGATCTACCTGGGGCTGGAGAATACGGTGCAGTTGTATAAGCGGCAGTTGCATACTGTTGCATAAACAGGTGAGGGTGATCCCTGGAATCCATTCTATACCTAAACAGCATTTATGAATATTAAAAACTTTGCAAAAGCATTTATCATAACTTTTGGAATAGCTCTGATCGCGAATATCCTGCTATCGCTGTTATGGAATTATTTCATTAAAGAAAAAGGCCTGGTCGTAGATTGGGAAACATGTTTCAGAATGGCTATACTCTTTGCCATCATTATCCCGTTAACGCAGCGTAGTAATAAATCATCGGGTTAAGCTTAAGGTATCTTGATACCGGATCACTGTTCAACTGAACAGGCATTGCTGCTTCAATAAAGTTGAGAAGAAGTATAATGTACCAGCAAGGCCAGGCATTTATCCGGACAAAGAAGTTGAGTAAAGTACAAATGCCGGCAACCTAAAACTTCAAACCTCAAACCATCCCTACTTCAGCATCCTTTCCAGCTTCCTCTCCAACGCCGCTCCCCGCAGGTTTTTACCAACTACTTTTCCTTCGGGGTTGAGTAAAAAGTTTTGCGGAATGCTGTATATCTGGAACTGCTGTGCCACGGCATTGCTCCAGCCCTGCAGGTCGCTTACCTGGGTCCAGTAAAGGCCATCCATTTTTATAGCGTCGAGCCATGATTCCTTTGCTTTGTCGAGCGAAACGCCCAGCACGGTGAAGTTTTTGTCCTTGAATTTATTGAATGCTGCAACCAGGTTCGGGTTTTCCATGCGGCAGGGGCCGCACCAGCTTGCCCAGAAGTCGATCAGCACATATTTGCCACGCAGGGAGGACAGGCTCACCGGCACACCAGCCGTATCTGCCTGAGTGAAATCAGGCAACAACGTTCCTACCCCGTTCTTTTTGCCATCGGCCACCAACTGGGCAATGTACAAACCCATGGGAGATGACTTTATCTCAGGAGCAAGCTGGTTGTACAAACCTTCCATCTTAACAATATCATCTGCTACCTGGTTATAGCGCATTACAGCCAGTGGTGTTATGTAAGATGCGGTATGCGATGCCACAAATTCTTCGATCAGTTTCATGGCAGCAATACTGGCAGCAGAATCATAAAGAGCATTTTCTGCAAACAATGCCTGGTATGGTTCCAGGGTGGTATTGAACTGCTCAAAGTCTGTATGCGATCTTGATCCGGTCACTTTTGCTTTATCAATTGTTTCCTTTCTTCCGCTGATCTGAACCTGGCTGTTGTCGAGGAACAGGGTTATATAGGGCGCCTGCCTGTTGAAGAGTACGATCTTGAAATCCGGCTTTTCCATTTTTCCCCTGAACAGAAACTTATTCGCCTTTACGGTGCTGGTAAGCTCGGTCTCACCCGTCCGGCCATTCAAAAGCTCCACCTTGGTTCCTTCCGGAAAGCCCTGTACATCGCCGCTGACAACAAATCCGTCTACCGGTTTGGCCTGGGTAATTGTTTTAGCCGCCGGCTTTGGTTTCGGCTTTGGTTTTACCTGCGCAACAGAAAGAACGGGGATCAGCAAGAACAAAAGGAAAATTCTTCTCATCATTTCAAATTATGGACTGCAATTTAGGAAGATTTAGGCAGAACGGTTATGGCCGTATATCATTTAGGAATTCTTTAGTAGTCAGGTTGATATCCGCACTGTTGTGCAGCGCATTGATATAGGCTGAGCCGATGATGGCCCCGTTGGCGTGGCTGCAGGCAGCCGCAAAACCGGCCTTGTCTTTTATACCAAATCCCACCAGCACCGGGTTCCTGAGATCCAACGCTTTCAACCTGGTAAAATAACTTTCCTGCGCTTCTACCGGCTTGTTATTCCCGGTAGTGGCAGATGATGAAACAGCATAAATAAAACCACTGCCCAGACTGTCCAGTTTTTTTATTCGCTCATCCCCGGTTTCGGGCGTGACAAGGAAAATAAAGTCAAGCCCGTATTTGTTCAGGATAGCTCCGTATTCCGTCTCGAATTCATACACGGGCAGGTCGGGCAGGATGATCCCATCAATACCAAATGCAGCTGCAGCTGCACAGAATTTCTCAAAGCCGTATTGCAGAACCGGGTTCATGTATCCCATTAAGATAACAGGCAGGTGAATTTCATTCCTGAAATCTTTCAGCTGTTCAAACAGCCTGGCAATGGTCATCCCGTTTGCAATGGCTGTGCTGCTGCTTTGCTGAATTACCGGTCCGTCGGCAAGGGGATCGCTGTAAGGCATGCCGAGTTCAATGATATTGGCGTTGTAATCCTGTAATGCTTTTATCATTTCCATGGTGGAGTCCAATTGAGGATAACCTGCAGTACAGTAGATGTTCAATATGTTTTTCCTCTTTTCAGAAAAAAGTTTTCTTATCCTGCTCATTTCTATCTTTCTGAAGGAACAAGGGTCAGTTCCTGCCCGTCTAAAATGATGTGGTTATAACGTGGCTTGGCATCGATATCGAGTACCAGGTTATACCGGGCCTTCTTTTTAGCTACGGTATTGGGGAAAGTTACAATGATGCTGTCACCCTTCCTGTCCACGGTATAATTCTTTCCATCAAATCCATCATCCATACAACTGGTGAATTCATAGCGTTCGCCATTGATGTTGGAGATGATCTTAACGGGAGATGCCTGGCTGTTACATTCACCCAGCTTTTCAAATTTCAACTTATGGTTGATGAATGAATCGCTGCAGGAAAAAAGAAAACTACAACAGGTAATAAAAGTTATGTATCGCATTATTTAAAACATTTTAGTGAATTAGTGTCTCTGGCCCCTCTCCTTTGGAGAGGGGTTGGGGTGAGGTCAGATATATCTCATGTACGTTTCAAGGTCCTTATCCCCCCGGCCGCTCAAACAAACCACCACCACATCGGTCTTCTTAAAGTTGATCATTTTTAAAGCATGCAGTGCATGTGCCGATTCCAGCGCCGGGATGATCCCTTCCAGTTTACTCAGTTCAAAAGCGGCATTCAATGCTTTGTTATCGGTGGCGCTCATGAATATTGCCCGGCCCGTTTCAAACAAATGTGCATGCAGCGGACCAATGCCGGGATAGTCGAGGCCGGCAGAGATGCTGTGCGGCTCCACCACCTGGCCATCTCCGGTCTGCATCAGCAGGCTTTTACTGCCATGCAATATACCGGGTTTACCCAATTGGGTGGTGGCAGCGCTCATGCCGCTGTTGATACCACAACCGGCCGCTTCCACTGCGATGAGTTTTACATCTTTATTATCTAAAAAATGGTAGAAAGCTCCTGCTGCATTGCTGCCGCCCCCCACGCATGCCAGTACATAATCCGGATCTTCACTGCCTGACTGTTCCAATAGCTGTTGCTTTATTTCTTCGCTTATCACAGCCTGGAACCTGGCAACCATATCGGGATAAGGATGTGGCCCCACCACCGAACCGATTATATAATGTGTATCCACCGGGTTATTGATCCAGTCGCGGATGGCTTCATTGGTAGCGTCCTTCAATGTCCTGCTCCCGCTGGTCACAGGTACCACGGTTGCACCCAGCATTTTCATCCTTGTTACGTTGGGCGCCTGGCGCTCCATATCTTTTTCTCCCATGTACACGATACATTCCAGTCCTTTCAATGCACAGACGGTTGCCGTTGCCACACCATGCTGACCTGCACCGGTCTCAGCAATGATCCTTTTTTTACCCAGGCGTTGCGCCAGCAGTATCTGCCCGATGGTATTGTTTATTTTATGGGCACCGGTATGGCAAAGGTCTTCCCGCTTTAAAAATATCCGTACCCTGTATTTACTGCTCAACCGTTCTGCAAAAAACAGGGGTGTAGGCCTGCCAACATAATCCCTCAGCAGTTCCTGGAATTCTTCCTGGAACCCTTCTTCATACATTAGCTGCAGGTAATTGTCCTGGAGTTCCTTCACATTGGGGTATAGCATCTCCGGTACGAAGGCGCCTCCGAAATTTCCGTAGTACCCGTGTTCATCTGGTTGCTGATATGTACCTGTTGTTATCATTTCCGATTCAATTATATATCATCCAGCCATGCTGCGATATGAATTCCTTTTGCAAAACAGGATCACCGTTTCAATCTTTTCTGTTTTGCCCTTCAGAAGACAGGGGTAATATCAACTGCAGGAATTTCAGGTCAAGCCACCTGCCAAACTTGAACCCCACTTCCTTAAAATGTGCCACTTCCACAAAACCAAAACTCCTGTGCAGGTGCAGACTCACTTCATTGCCGGCATCAATACCGGCGATGATGGTATGCATCTTCAGTTTCCCTGCTGCTTCAATGATGGGCGGCATCAGTAATTTTCCTATCCCTCTTCTCCTTGCGTTTGCTGCCACGTGTACCGTATTCTCTACCGAGAACTGGTAGGCCGTTGGCACCCGGAATGGCCCGATGGTACTCATCCCTAAAATGACCCCGTCCTCTTCAGCCACAAATACCGGGAAACCCCTTTGTTTCCTTTCTTCAAACCATTGCCTGCGCATCTCCAGCGTGTGCGGTTCATAATAATATACCGCCGTAGTATGTTCAATAATATCATTGTAGATATCCAGTATCGGCGGCAGATCATCTTCCGTTGCAGGTCTGACGGTTATCATGCTTTATCATTTATTTCTTGAACCCCTGCCTGAACTGCAACAGCAGCGCCATGTCTTTTACACCCGGCTCTTTCTCAAATTTGCTGTTGATGTCCACTGCATAAAAATCCGGGTGCCTGAATGCTTTTATTTTCGCCACATCGTCCACCCCGATGCCGCCACTTAAAAAGAAGGGCTTTTCTATTTTGGCCCGGGTCAGGATATTCCAGTCGAACTGCTTACCCGTACCACCTAAACTCTCCGTCAACCCACCCGTATCAAATAAATAATAATCACAAACCGCATCGTAGGGTGCAACCAGTTTATCAATATCCTCATCCCCGCTGATGCGGAAGGACTTTATCACTTCCACTTCACTGCTCAGGTCTTCGCACATTTCCGGGCTTTCGTCTCCATGCAGCTGCACCACTTCCAGCCCATACTCATCAATGGCATCCAGCACATCGATCATTTCGGGATTAACAAACACACCCACTTTCTTCAGGTCAAAATCAGCATTCTTCAGGTCCTTCCCGGGGATCTTGTCGCCCATGTACCTCGGGGAATCCTTGTAAAAGATCAATCCGGCAAAATCAATGTCCAGGCCATCTAACTGCTGCAGTTGTTTCAGTTGGGTAATGCCACATACTTTAATGTTCATCTTATGATTGTTTTAATTGTTGTACAAATTGCCTGAATGCCTCTCCCGGGTGACCGGCTTTCATGAATTTTTCCCCGATTAAAAATCCATTGAATCCTTCTTCTCTCAGCATTCGTATCGTTCCCACATCATCAATACCGCTTTCGGCGATTTTGATCTTACCGGCCGGCAACTTCTTTGAAAGCCTTATGGAATGACCGATGTCAACCTGGAAAGTTTTTAAATTTCGGTTATTTATCCCAACCATATCCACTTCGTTACAAATATGTCCCAATTCACTTTCGTCATGCAGTTCCAGCAGTACTTCCAGCCCGTATTTTTTGGCTTCAATTGCCAGCGCTTCTACCCGGGCCGGAGACAGAATGGCTGCTATGAGAAGAATTACATCTGCCCCATACGCCTTGGCTTCCAGCACCTGTATTTCATCAATAATAAAGTCTTTTCTCAAAATGGGGAGTTCTGTCACAACCCGGCAAACAGTGATATCCGGCAGATCACCGCCAAAGAATTCAGCATCTGTTAAAACCGAGGCGCCGGCTGCCCCATACTCTTCATAGCACATTACAATTGCCGGCGCTGAATAATCATCCGCTTTAAACCAGCCTTTGGAAGGCGATCTTCTTTTAAATTCTGCAATGATACCCGTGCTGTTCTCTTTTAATAAACTTTGTTTCAGGGAAAAACATTCCCGGTCAAAGTCAGTCGAAAAGGACCTGTACCAATCCAGGTCAGCAAAGGATTTTTTATACTCAACTTCTTTTTTCTTGACTGCAACTATTTCATCTAAAATAGTATTCACTGGAACGATATTAATTTTTTAAATG from Chitinophagaceae bacterium encodes the following:
- a CDS encoding AhpC/TSA family protein translates to MRRIFLLFLLIPVLSVAQVKPKPKPKPAAKTITQAKPVDGFVVSGDVQGFPEGTKVELLNGRTGETELTSTVKANKFLFRGKMEKPDFKIVLFNRQAPYITLFLDNSQVQISGRKETIDKAKVTGSRSHTDFEQFNTTLEPYQALFAENALYDSAASIAAMKLIEEFVASHTASYITPLAVMRYNQVADDIVKMEGLYNQLAPEIKSSPMGLYIAQLVADGKKNGVGTLLPDFTQADTAGVPVSLSSLRGKYVLIDFWASWCGPCRMENPNLVAAFNKFKDKNFTVLGVSLDKAKESWLDAIKMDGLYWTQVSDLQGWSNAVAQQFQIYSIPQNFLLNPEGKVVGKNLRGAALERKLERMLK
- a CDS encoding tryptophan synthase subunit alpha encodes the protein MSRIRKLFSEKRKNILNIYCTAGYPQLDSTMEMIKALQDYNANIIELGMPYSDPLADGPVIQQSSSTAIANGMTIARLFEQLKDFRNEIHLPVILMGYMNPVLQYGFEKFCAAAAAFGIDGIILPDLPVYEFETEYGAILNKYGLDFIFLVTPETGDERIKKLDSLGSGFIYAVSSSATTGNNKPVEAQESYFTRLKALDLRNPVLVGFGIKDKAGFAAACSHANGAIIGSAYINALHNSADINLTTKEFLNDIRP
- the trpB gene encoding tryptophan synthase subunit beta, which gives rise to MITTGTYQQPDEHGYYGNFGGAFVPEMLYPNVKELQDNYLQLMYEEGFQEEFQELLRDYVGRPTPLFFAERLSSKYRVRIFLKREDLCHTGAHKINNTIGQILLAQRLGKKRIIAETGAGQHGVATATVCALKGLECIVYMGEKDMERQAPNVTRMKMLGATVVPVTSGSRTLKDATNEAIRDWINNPVDTHYIIGSVVGPHPYPDMVARFQAVISEEIKQQLLEQSGSEDPDYVLACVGGGSNAAGAFYHFLDNKDVKLIAVEAAGCGINSGMSAATTQLGKPGILHGSKSLLMQTGDGQVVEPHSISAGLDYPGIGPLHAHLFETGRAIFMSATDNKALNAAFELSKLEGIIPALESAHALHALKMINFKKTDVVVVCLSGRGDKDLETYMRYI
- a CDS encoding N-acetyltransferase, with the protein product MITVRPATEDDLPPILDIYNDIIEHTTAVYYYEPHTLEMRRQWFEERKQRGFPVFVAEEDGVILGMSTIGPFRVPTAYQFSVENTVHVAANARRRGIGKLLMPPIIEAAGKLKMHTIIAGIDAGNEVSLHLHRSFGFVEVAHFKEVGFKFGRWLDLKFLQLILPLSSEGQNRKD
- a CDS encoding phosphoribosylanthranilate isomerase, with the translated sequence MNIKVCGITQLKQLQQLDGLDIDFAGLIFYKDSPRYMGDKIPGKDLKNADFDLKKVGVFVNPEMIDVLDAIDEYGLEVVQLHGDESPEMCEDLSSEVEVIKSFRISGDEDIDKLVAPYDAVCDYYLFDTGGLTESLGGTGKQFDWNILTRAKIEKPFFLSGGIGVDDVAKIKAFRHPDFYAVDINSKFEKEPGVKDMALLLQFRQGFKK
- the trpC gene encoding indole-3-glycerol phosphate synthase TrpC, with protein sequence MNTILDEIVAVKKKEVEYKKSFADLDWYRSFSTDFDRECFSLKQSLLKENSTGIIAEFKRRSPSKGWFKADDYSAPAIVMCYEEYGAAGASVLTDAEFFGGDLPDITVCRVVTELPILRKDFIIDEIQVLEAKAYGADVILLIAAILSPARVEALAIEAKKYGLEVLLELHDESELGHICNEVDMVGINNRNLKTFQVDIGHSIRLSKKLPAGKIKIAESGIDDVGTIRMLREEGFNGFLIGEKFMKAGHPGEAFRQFVQQLKQS